TTTTACACGATCCCTACTTTCAGCGTTCTGTAATTTTAATCACTGAATATAGTCCAGAAACCGGTGCCAGCGGTTTAATTTTAAATAAACCAATTGATTTATCTTTAAATGAGGGTTTAACCGATTTTCCTCCCTATGATGGGCAGGTTTATCTTGGAGGACCAATTCACAAGGATAATTTGTTCTTTATTCATACCCTTGGGGAAAAAGTTGAAGATTGTGTGGAAATAATTCCAAACTTATATTGGGGAGGGAATTTTGAAATCATAAAGTCTTTAATTGCATCAAACCAAATAAGAGAAAATCAAATACGATTTTTTGCAGGCTATTCAGGCTGGGAACCAAGGCAATTAGAAAGGGAAATAGATGAGCAAGCATGGATAGTGACTAACGCTGATGTAAACCAAATTATGAATACCAGGAATGATT
This Bacteroidota bacterium DNA region includes the following protein-coding sequences:
- a CDS encoding YqgE/AlgH family protein, whose translation is MGLSNINPGQGKLLISEPFLHDPYFQRSVILITEYSPETGASGLILNKPIDLSLNEGLTDFPPYDGQVYLGGPIHKDNLFFIHTLGEKVEDCVEIIPNLYWGGNFEIIKSLIASNQIRENQIRFFAGYSGWEPRQLEREIDEQAWIVTNADVNQIMNTRNDSMWSEVLKKMGTEYAILANFPVDPSLN